The following are encoded together in the Thermostichus vulcanus str. 'Rupite' genome:
- a CDS encoding bifunctional folylpolyglutamate synthase/dihydrofolate synthase, giving the protein MSLSQNDLPLFPVLAPTPNGIPAGADGFDGAPRRAEHSRVSGAEHSRVSGAEHSRVSGAEHNWDWPGFLESLGHFGVDLSLERMQVLLQRLGQPQAGIPVIHVAGTNGKGSVCAWVSHVLWAAGYRVGRYTSPHLVHWRERIWLRGEYISTEDWSQSLAQVRDTLQSYPPDEPSPTQFEVVTAAAWLYFRQQAVEVVVLEVGLGGRLDATNAGIDPIVTAITSIGWDHWQRLGNSLPQIASEKAGILKPGIPLVCAPQTPEVMAVIQAKAEALGIPVQVVQPLEWVGPQTVRWQGLSLCLPLTGDVQLINGAVALGIVERLRQQGWSIPDAAVKKGFDLTRWPGRLQRVQIGSQVLLMDGAHNLPAAQALRRYLDETQPGPLTWYIGILSTKDVSGILSTLLRPGDRLFTLPIAGHSGMDPEQLAQLARERQPYLTHVQALPDLSAFLTQLSCPEASTAPPPVLCGSLYLLGQVMQECLRWDLAR; this is encoded by the coding sequence ATGAGCTTGAGCCAAAATGATCTGCCTCTATTCCCCGTTCTCGCGCCCACACCGAACGGGATCCCTGCCGGTGCTGACGGGTTCGATGGCGCTCCGCGCCGTGCGGAGCACAGTCGCGTCAGCGGTGCGGAGCACAGTCGCGTCAGCGGTGCGGAGCACAGTCGCGTCAGCGGTGCGGAGCACAATTGGGATTGGCCGGGCTTTCTGGAGTCACTGGGCCACTTTGGGGTGGATCTCAGCCTGGAGCGGATGCAGGTGTTGTTGCAACGATTGGGGCAACCCCAGGCCGGGATCCCAGTGATCCATGTGGCGGGGACAAACGGCAAGGGATCCGTCTGTGCTTGGGTTAGCCATGTCTTGTGGGCAGCGGGCTATCGTGTCGGTCGGTATACTTCTCCCCATTTGGTGCATTGGCGGGAGCGCATTTGGCTCAGGGGGGAGTACATCTCCACCGAAGATTGGAGCCAGTCCTTGGCACAGGTGCGCGACACCTTGCAGTCCTACCCCCCCGACGAGCCTTCCCCCACCCAGTTTGAAGTCGTCACCGCTGCCGCCTGGTTGTATTTTCGCCAGCAAGCGGTAGAGGTCGTGGTGCTGGAGGTGGGGCTAGGGGGACGGCTGGATGCCACCAATGCCGGGATCGATCCGATTGTTACGGCGATTACCTCGATTGGCTGGGATCACTGGCAGCGTCTGGGCAACAGCCTGCCCCAAATTGCTTCTGAAAAAGCCGGTATCCTCAAGCCAGGGATCCCCTTGGTGTGTGCGCCACAAACCCCTGAGGTAATGGCGGTGATCCAGGCTAAGGCCGAAGCCTTGGGGATCCCGGTTCAGGTGGTTCAGCCTTTGGAGTGGGTTGGCCCGCAAACCGTCCGCTGGCAGGGATTATCCCTCTGCTTGCCCTTGACCGGAGATGTGCAACTGATCAATGGGGCGGTGGCGCTGGGGATTGTGGAAAGGTTGCGACAACAGGGCTGGTCGATCCCGGATGCTGCGGTGAAAAAAGGGTTTGACCTCACCCGTTGGCCGGGGCGTCTGCAGCGGGTGCAGATCGGATCCCAGGTATTGCTGATGGATGGAGCCCACAATTTGCCCGCCGCCCAAGCTTTACGCCGCTACTTAGATGAGACACAGCCCGGCCCCCTCACCTGGTACATCGGCATCTTGAGCACCAAGGATGTCTCCGGCATTTTGAGCACCTTGCTCCGCCCAGGAGATCGCCTCTTTACGCTGCCTATTGCGGGTCATTCCGGCATGGATCCTGAGCAACTGGCGCAACTGGCCCGAGAGCGACAACCCTACCTCACCCATGTACAAGCGCTGCCGGATCTATCGGCTTTTCTGACCCAGCTTTCTTGCCCTGAGGCTTCCACAGCTCCACCACCTGTGCTGTGTGGATCCCTGTACCTATTGGGTCAGGTGATGCAGGAGTGCTTGAGATGGGATCTCGCCCGGTAG